A window of the Azospirillum formosense genome harbors these coding sequences:
- a CDS encoding TetR/AcrR family transcriptional regulator, producing MPDSSPLPPSRRSRRKEARPAEVIEAARDLFISRGFAATKLEHVARKAGVSVGLPYLYFENKEGLFKAVVRQSILPQFQMGEDLLDSFTGTSEEFLRGLARGFWEMEQSPNAGLSKLVIAEAQNFPDLARFYMEEVVLRGRRFFARILRRGIERGEFRPVDVEQMARVIAAPLSMLSLWNHSLRPFEPDPAAASAESYLDAYLDLVLNGLRAEPKDRTR from the coding sequence ATGCCCGACAGCTCTCCCCTTCCCCCGTCCCGCCGGTCCCGGCGCAAGGAGGCCCGCCCCGCCGAGGTGATCGAGGCGGCGCGCGACCTGTTCATCTCGCGCGGATTTGCCGCAACCAAGCTGGAGCATGTCGCCCGCAAGGCCGGGGTCAGTGTCGGACTGCCCTACCTCTATTTCGAGAACAAGGAAGGGCTGTTCAAAGCGGTCGTCCGGCAATCCATCCTGCCGCAGTTCCAGATGGGCGAGGACCTGCTGGACAGCTTCACCGGCACCAGCGAGGAGTTCCTGCGCGGCCTCGCCCGCGGCTTCTGGGAGATGGAGCAGAGCCCCAACGCCGGGCTGTCGAAGCTGGTCATCGCCGAGGCGCAGAACTTCCCCGACCTCGCCCGCTTCTACATGGAGGAGGTCGTCCTGCGCGGCCGGCGCTTCTTCGCGCGCATCCTGCGCCGCGGCATCGAGCGCGGGGAGTTCCGGCCCGTCGACGTCGAGCAGATGGCCCGCGTCATCGCCGCCCCGCTCAGCATGCTCTCGCTGTGGAACCACTCTCTGCGCCCCTTCGAGCCGGACCCCGCCGCGGCCTCCGCCGAATCCTACCTCGA